The following is a genomic window from Geobacillus subterraneus.
GCCGATATTTGCGACGGCTTTGCGAGAAACATGGGCTCGGCGATTTGCCGATGAAAAACTTTTGGCTTTTGCTTGATGAGCCGCAAGTCGCGCGCCGCCGCGCCGAAAGTGAAGTCATCTGGGACGGAAAGCCCATCGTGTCGCGATTTTGGGCGCAAAAAAAGGGAGGCAACTATTGACAGAGGATTTGCAGGTTTGCTATGATAGTGAACAAAATCGTATAGCGAATCGCGATGACGGATCAATAGTAGTTAACCCTCTCTTCCAAAGCGAGCCGGGGGCGGTGGAAGCCCGGCGAAGACGGTTAATGAAACGGCAGTCCGGAGCGGAAATGGAAAAAGGGGATGCGCTGTTTGCGCATCAACTAGGGTGGAACCGCGGGAGCTACGCTCTCGTCCCTAGGCGTCATGCCTAGGGGCGAGGGCGTTTTTGATTTGTTGGCACCACACACATATTTGGAGGAGGATGACGACATGGCTGCAACCATGGAAGAAATCGTAGCCCACGCAAAACATCGCGGCTTCGTGTTTCCAGGGTCGGAAATTTACGGCGGGCTGGCGAATACGTGGGATTACGGCCCGCTCGGCGTCGAGCTGAAAAACAACATTAAACGGGCGTGGTGGAAAAAGTTCGTCCAAGAATCGCTGTACAACGTCGGTTTGGACGCCGCCATTTTAATGAACCCGAGAACGTGGGAAGCGTCTGGCCACTTAGGCAACTTCAACGATCCGATGGTCGACTGCAAACAGTGCAAAGCGCGCCATCGCGCCGACAAATTGATTGAGCAGGCACTTGAGGAAAAAGGGATCGAGATGATTGTTGACGGCTTGCCGCTAGCGAAAATGGATGAGCTGATCCGCGAGCATGGCATCGCCTGTCCCGAATGCGGCAGCCGCGACTTTACGAACGTGCGCCAATTCAACTTAATGTTCAAAACGTACCAAGGCGTCACCGAGTCGAGCGCCAACGAAATTTATTTGCGCCCGGAGACGGCGCAAGGCATTTTCGTCAACTTTAAAAACGTCCAGCGCACGATGCGCAAAAAATTGCCGTTTGGCATCGCGCAAATCGGCAAAAGCTTCCGCAACGAGATCACGCCAGGGAATTTTACGTTCCGCACGCGCGAGTTCGAACAAATGGAGCTCGAATTTTTCTGCAAACCGGGCGAAGAGCTGAAATGGTTCGACTACTGGAAGCAATTTTGCAAAGAATGGCTGTTGTCGCTCGGCATGAACGAAGAACATATCCGCCTGCGTGACCATACGAAAGAAGAGTTGTCCCACTACAGTAACGCCACGACCGATATCGAGTATCAGTTCCCGTTCGGCTGGGGCGAGCTGTGGGGCATCGCGTCGCGCACTGACTACGACTTAAGGCGGCATATGGAATACTCCGGAGAGGATTTCCATTATCTCGACCAAGAAACGAACGAACGCTACGTGCCGTACTGCATTGAGCCGTCGCTTGGCGCCGACCGCGTCACGCTGGCGTTTATGATCGATGCCTATGACGAGGAAGAACTGGAAGACGGAACGACCCGGACGGTGATGCATTTGCATCCGGCGCTCGCGCCGTACAAGGCGGCCGTCTTGCCGCTGTCGAAAAAGCTTGGCGACGGCGCGCGCCGCATTTATGAGGAACTCGCGAAACATTTCATGGTTGACTACGACGAAACCGGCTCGATCGGCAAGAGGTATCGCCGCCAAGACGAAATCGGCACGCCGTTTTGCATTACGTACGATTTTGAGTCCGAACAAGACGGCCAAGTCACCGTCCGCGACCGCGATACGATGGAACAAGTGCGGCTGCCGATTGGAGAGCTCAAAGCCTTTTTGGAGGAAAAAATCGCTTTTTGATGACGGGAACGGAGGCTGTCTCAAAAGATCGTGAAACCGAGCTTTCGCAGACAGCCTCTTTTTTTGATCCTTCACCCCTCTGAGTTTGACGGTTTGAGGTCATCTAAAAGAGCCAAAATGCTTTGCTCGCAAAGATTTCACATGCGGATCCTAGAGAGGCGATGATCTCGTACAAAATCCTGCTATTCCATCTGTGTCTCAGTTAGAAAAGCCTGGTGAAATCGGCCTTCTTTTTTGGCGAAATGCCGTTGATTTGCTCATGGCAGTCATTTTTCATCGGCCTTCTAGGAGGCCGGTGATTGACTCGCACAACCGCTTCTGGGAATCAGTTCTCAAGTAGAGAAAACTTGTTGCATCAGCCTCTATGTTCACGCGTTCCATCATCGATCAAGGCAAACAACGGTTTTTCACCAACCTTCTAGAGTAAAAACCCAAAATTGTGCATAAGAGTACGTAACGGTACATGCAGTAAATAGCGATGAAACACATAGGTTAAGTCCAAATTATTGTGTAAATTCCCCTTTGATAGACAACATGGATCTGATAACTTGACGTACGGTAGGTAAGACCGGCAAGTCTCCCTGCCGATCGCCTTCCCGGACAAATGATCATGTTGTCAAGGAACAGGCGTGTCAGGGAGTTTTCGCGGCATATCCTCGCTTTGCTCCGGTGAAGCAGGAGTCTTCTCGCCCTAATACGCTAAAAGTCCCACCAATTTCAAAACGAAATAGAAACATTTGAAGGTATGATACATGTTTCAAACTCAGTATACGCCATTTTGCTTAACAACGCAGCCGCGATGGGGTTGTCATGGCAAATGTAATCACGCCAGTTTTGTTTACGCAACTCAACTGCAAGAAATTGAAATTGGAGCACATCGAAAAACGGAAACGGGAGTGTAAATGATGAAGGTTCATTTACAACTTGTGGTGAAGAGCCTGCTCATCTACAGTAAAATTAATAACCTGACTTCTTGAAACATGATATAATTATGTATAAAACC
Proteins encoded in this region:
- a CDS encoding glycine--tRNA ligase, which codes for MAATMEEIVAHAKHRGFVFPGSEIYGGLANTWDYGPLGVELKNNIKRAWWKKFVQESLYNVGLDAAILMNPRTWEASGHLGNFNDPMVDCKQCKARHRADKLIEQALEEKGIEMIVDGLPLAKMDELIREHGIACPECGSRDFTNVRQFNLMFKTYQGVTESSANEIYLRPETAQGIFVNFKNVQRTMRKKLPFGIAQIGKSFRNEITPGNFTFRTREFEQMELEFFCKPGEELKWFDYWKQFCKEWLLSLGMNEEHIRLRDHTKEELSHYSNATTDIEYQFPFGWGELWGIASRTDYDLRRHMEYSGEDFHYLDQETNERYVPYCIEPSLGADRVTLAFMIDAYDEEELEDGTTRTVMHLHPALAPYKAAVLPLSKKLGDGARRIYEELAKHFMVDYDETGSIGKRYRRQDEIGTPFCITYDFESEQDGQVTVRDRDTMEQVRLPIGELKAFLEEKIAF